The DNA window gcgctggtaaaagttagattttagccactgcaaatgtacgctggtaaaactttaaCCTCTTTGCCAGTACAGTTTGCGAAATATGCTGGTAAaaatgacatttcttgtagtgacttcacctgagaagatgaccaaaatcaatcaaaacagggactgtttcgaattcatgaaaaaaaaacgtgtagaaaaactactacgaaactaaaattcaaccagaaattcaatttaatttgcataaaactaatgtcctgaCTTCAATTTTCAGATCCATGAAACGTTGATTTCAAAAAGTTGAACTagagttcccaaacaatccagttcaagtataatccaaaaaaaattacatcaatactatagtaaaatatttatcctggtgtattttcgttgttttccaaattcgaatagtgaatttgttcatattaaatcataaagagacatgtagatagaattacatttttaatgtttcataacAATTGCATTACAGTTGTATAAAAGTTTTGCTAAAAttatttcgtctgattgaaaccttcttctgatgcaaccttcggccaaccatATAACAACCTTCGtttgattgaaaccttcgtctgatgcaacctttgGCCAACTACCATGCAACtatcgtctgattgaaaccttcgtctgatgcaactaTCGCGTAACCACACTGCTAGTttgattgtgtaagtgatagtgtaaaatgtattttgataattaaaatcacataaaaagtATAAATGTTATCCATACCTTAtggaggtatttttgtaaataaagtgtcaatttatattttctatgtaataatttcataaacaaatatacatctcaaataaaaaaaaaaaattacacaaataccacttacacacacctttAACCCAGGATCCAAGATagtcataacgtatctatatcttggaacatatagaacttttatataattaagagtgcaattccgaaTCTATAGTGGCccaaggagaaattaataagttagagaatttactttgtaaattctagatctacttatcggaagcttgattatatagggcCATGGttcccacactagttgagaaaaTACTAATTGCagactcagtcaattgattttaattaatcaattataattctaaaattagactatgtcttatttatgaatttttactaagcaaggacttaattgtgaagaaatgaGGTTTTgggttaatttgttaattaagagactttgtatggtctaattaataaataatatgaatggcaattttatttgataattaattataattattaaataaatagttttgacatttatagaattgaaattgtaaaatatggtattattgaaagaagaatacaTGGTTGAAataaaagtggcaaaattgtaattaGTGAGGCACACATTAAGTGGCCGCCCACTAGGttaatttttgcccaatatttttttttaatccatataattcaatcctaaacgctaattgaaacactataaaaggaacatgctCTCATGTCATCCAGCTATtgccttcaaccaaatcaaacctaatTTTCTTTGTCAAAAAACTAGTAGATGAAACATCTTCTATAGTGAGCCATAGTGATAGACTGCCATGGTCACACATAGTAAgttaagtactcaatcatagtgcagAAGACGATGGTAACCAACCCGAAGGAGAAAAatagatctaggttcagatcttgataatactctgcgatggAAAGGAACaaaaggttagagatctgagcggaaggagtcatattattctgctgcaatgtaaggttttctaaattcttatgtgtttaattttatcgtattagagatatttatatttaagatgttaataaaacatacatatctaaagACCACACAAAGGGCAGTTCATTAGCTAGTAATTCtatatgataaataaataaaggggaattaccccatatacttttcttttaactttttttttttttcaaatttatggtttgagtttttaaagtggttgcagcgctagttgcaatacgggtttctatacgattttttgttgcaatttaagttgcagcgctagttgcaatagaaaTCTCTAGATAGAATTCCGTaaacatgtaaaaaaaaaatctattttaaagtgtaaaaataaaaaaactccatAAATAAATTGctactattaaatttaaaattaaaggcTATAAAAAATGTCTTCTTTTGTGATAGGGGTGTCACCTTAAGAGTTcctcatataataataatattttcagacataaaatttataaaaatatagatatttacGAAAACATAAGGAAAATTTACATCCACACGTTGTATAGAAATTACTTTGGTGCTCTTACTCTTCTGTGCTACAATTCCATTTCCAATACAAATATAGTTTCAGTTGTTGCACTTAAAGCTAAATCCATAGCCATGACTCTCCAAGCTTCTTCATGCTTCACCGTTGCCATTCCCTCCTTCGCTCTCCCTACCTCTCGCTGTCGTCGTGGCTGTGTAATTCGAGCCAAAGGTTTACCAATTTCTTTAAAGAAACTCATAATTGATTTTTGTGCCCTAATTTTGAGTTTCAGAATATTATTTCTAAGTTTTTCATATGGCTAGTGGTCATTGATACACTAATGATGtttaattttagggttttttttttattcctttTTTTCCCTTCTGGTGTAACTGATAATCTAAAGACGTAACTTGAAGAGTGTTTTAGTAGTAATATATTGTTCAATTTTGCAGTGGAACCATCAGAGAAGTCTGTTGAGCTAATGAGGAAGTTCTCAGAGCAATATGCTCGGAGGTCTGGGACATACTTCTGTGTTGATAAGGGGGTCACTTCTGTGGTTATCAAGGTATATTGTCTTATCTACTgattaattcattttttttataaagctTCTGTAATATAGTATAGATTATAGATAGCAGTTAGTGTGATGAAGTATATTATGTGGgttcttaatttttttggttACAAATATGAGACATGATAAGTTAATAATAGTAGCCCGAACTaccatttatatattttaaggaATTACTACAAGTGCTACGAATGGATACTTGAAGGTCTTTAAACATAGGCACAATTTTCTACAGACTCATAGATAGTTAtgttagttttttatttatgaGAATGCAGTATGTCTGTTTTTGTTTTAAGATTTTGACTATGATTAAGCGAGTGATTTccagtttttcttttcttaaccTGTACATAGTTTTCTTTATGCTGATGAAATGACATTTGAATCGCAACAGGGATTGGCAGATCATAAAGATCAATTGGGTGCACCTCTTTGTCCTTGTCGGTATGTAATTGGTATTCTCTgtataaaattttcttttaaatttgtcTTCACACTTCAGCATTTCCAGATTCAGTATAACTTCTACCCAGTTTCTAGattaatatgtttattgtgTTATTTGATCATTCTTAAACCTACTTGGCATAATTTTTCAGGCATTATGATGACAAAGCTGCTGAGGTGGGACAAGGTTTCTGGAACTGTCCTTGTGTTCCTATGAGAGAGAGGTAAAGAtgtttttgttattataaacTAAAATCATGAATGAATTAGTCATTTCAGCATGTAAATATATTCATTTCGTAGTAgctcttttgatttttttctttctaaaaaagaataacaaaTGATAATTTGGATTAATCTGGACATCGATTGATAGGAAGGAATGCCATTGCATGCTCTTTCTTACTTCCGACAATGACTTTGCCGGGCAGGAACAGGTACTTTACTCTTGTTGATCATTAATCCATTATTATTGTTCATTCAACATAGGACAAGCATAACAAAACCGTGCTTAAATAATATGAGATCTTGAGAGAAATGGAGTAGGAAAAACAAGACTTTACAAATCGTCACAAAAGAGAGGTATCTCAAACTGTCTTGCTTATGGTTTCTGAAGTTCATACACCTGCATATCAATTGTCTAGAACTTCCCCGTGGGCCCTACCCCCAACCTAGAGTAGTTATGTGGggaagtagaattaagctacaGTTTGTTACTTCTCAAAATAGGGTTATTTTGTATCAACAACACCTACATACCTTTGAACCTGGGCCTGCCAAGTTGGAGAGATTTTTGAGTTAAAGAAAATGGAGTTATTtagtattaattataaattactaGCACTGCTGCTATCTGAATCCAATATCTTCCCTTGCAATGCAGGCCATCACTTTGGAAGAGATCAAAGAATCAACAGCTAATATGTAACTGACAAATGTTTTAATTGTCACTGTCATGATCTGTATGTATGAATGTATATCTCATAAAAACCAATCTAAAAACGAATGAATTTTCATTACTCTGCCTCTGATGTAGTCCATATTTGACTCCTGCTCTTCGTTCTACTACACTTGAAACACACTCATACAGGAGGTTCAATAATACAATTGAAATGAAAGGAAGGTATGAGTTTTATTCTTTGAAATTGTTTCAAACTAAGCTCAAATATGCTGATTTTCTTGAatttataaaatagagaaattcCAATCTGTAAAAtcatatttgaattaaattaatgaGGAGTTAGACGTAGTGCCCACTTTTTGTTTTCACCCACCATTTTAATGATAAAACTCCGGCGATTCTCTACAAAAGCAACACATGCACATTCATGTTCTCCTTTCAAGCTCTGGTTCGTCTTCTTTTCCTACCATTCTTGCTACATGTTCTTCATTTGTGATTTCTTTTCCATTTGTTTATGAGTTTTAatgatttttattcaatttttacggttttccatgTTGTTTTAGTGTAGTTGAGTTGGGATGAGTTATGATCTTTATTATGTGTACATTTGAATGAGTTTCAAGCACGTCTCCACGTGTTTAATAAAACTCATCAACTATAGTTCAtctgtttgaaattttttgaaacgTTATAATTTGTCACAATTGAGTAGTAAAGCTTTTTTATGAGTTTGATGATGAGAGTACAGCTTTTATTATTTGGTTACAAGTGAGCAGGATATAATAGAAGGGTTAGTTAAAGCTGATCCGTATTGTCTAATCAATTGCTCTGTATCTTGAGACATTGTTTATTGTACAATATAGTAGCCACTTGTGCTCAGTTTATACCAGTGTTCTCTGTGGACATAGACCTTAAATTGTGTTTGCTTTTAATAGTAGATTTCGTTTCATGTTTATTTGAGTTCATACATAtctctaaattagtaattttgtcTTAGAAGTTAGGAAATATAATGGTTCACACTATGCTAAAGAAAATGTTAAAGGACAGTTTAAGATCCAACACTCCAACTAAGTGTCTTAGTGGGTTAGTTTTTGGAAGCGTTTAACACGTATTGTGTTGGAGGTTGGAGGTTACGAATCCTTGGTTATGTGGTGGGGATGTCAACAAAATTCTTGAGAACAAGGGGTTCTCGGGGCAGAACGCTTATGCACAATTTTAGAGGCTACAGTTTGCTGTGGTATTTCTGATTTGGGGTTTGAAAAGCCTCCTTTAACGTGGTGTAATGGTCATGGGACGACTTCATTTGTCCAAGAATGCCTTGATAGGATGCTTTGTAACTCGGCCTGGACTTCCCTTTTTCTCATTCTTTGTTTCACCATATGAGTTACTATGGGTTGGATAACAAGCCTTTGAGTCATATTGTAGGGATCTTATCAAATCAAGTTGGGTTAAGGGTGATGACGCTTTTGTTGCTAGTGTGGTGAACAATGTTGAGGAGGTAGCGTCGACTCTTTCTGGGTTGAACAAAAATTGTTTTCAGTTTCATTGTTTTGATATTAATGCCAAGAAAAAGGAGCTGGATCGTCtttatttgttgttgtttaaAGAAATGTGGCCTATGTTCAAAAAGGTGGAGTTATCGTCGTGATATTAATGCCAAGACGAAGGAATTGATGCATCTTGATTTATTGTTGATTAAAGAAACATGGATGTATAAAATGGTGGAGTCTCAACTTGATACTTTGTTATAAAGAAGAGCGTTATTGGCTTGCCCTGCAAGATCAAAGAACAAATGGCTCAAAGTGGGTGATCGTAATTCAACTTACTTTCATAAGTGTGTTTCGTCTTGGAAAAAGAGGAATCACATTGCGAGTCTTGAAGATTCTTTTGGGGTGGTGTGGATGTTTATGGAAGGTATGAGTATGGTGCTTCATGATTATTTCTCTACTTTATCTACTTCTGATCGCTCCTTGTAATGATGAGTTTCGTGAAGTTCTTGATAATGTTAAGTCACGAGTGACTCCTGTGATGAAtgattttctaattcaatccttTGATGCAGAGGATATTAGAATGGCTCTTTTTCAGATAAATCCTAATAAATGTCTTGGCCCCAATGGGAAGACGATTGAGTTCTATCAAAAGTATTTGGAGGAGATTGGTGATGATGTGGTTTCGGCCTGTCTTGATGTGGTTAATGGGAATGGTTCGTTGGAGGAAGTGAAGCAAACTCTTAAGGCTAGTTTAACACAACTTATTGTGGGGAAAAACAGTTGTAGGTGTGTTTGGAGAAAAAATAGCTATAGCAGAATTGTGAAAAAAGCTAACCTGagtgtaattattaattttaaagtgTTGCTAGTTGTTATGATTCTATTATAATGGTAATGATAATTATAATCTAGTtcattataatcacaaatatataaaaatttatattatataaaattccaatacatatttagttatttttttcttaaagtataaatttatatgcatttgataaaaacataattataatattttcatcacaaaaaaaaaaaaaaactcaagtaTATTCTAGCCTGGTGTATTTGGACCCGCCTACTCACCCTTGGCTCCTCACTTGTGTGTACGATCCTTTAAAAAAGAACTTTTGGTTAGAGATTATGAAGATGGGTGACAAATTTGGTGGCCCATGGTTGATAAGGCGACACAAATTTTGTGCTTAATGATTCTGAAAGAGAAGGATCTAAGGGGAGAGATCAGTTCATCCCCTTTATTTATGATTTGGTGAACTCTTGAGGTCTTATTAATTTACCAATTCAAAGAGATAAGTTAACTTGGGATAATCATCATTCGAGAGAGGGTTGTGTAAAGTCAGCTTTAGACAAGGGGTTACCCATAGCAAAAAGAGTCTTTTGATTTCTTTATCTATGCACAAGGGGGTTGATGCTACTAATTTAGTGCTCATTCCCAAGATCCAGAACCCGAAAAGAACTCATCATTATAGGCCTATATCTATTTGCAATGTGTCTTATAAGGTCATCTCTAAAATCATTGCGAATAGAATTAACCCTATTCTTCCAAGGCTCATTTTTCTTACCTAAGCTGTGTTTGTGCCCAACAGGAACATCCAAGACAACAATGTTATCGTTCAAGAGATCATCCATTCTTTCAACAGGAAAACATGCAAAGAGAGCTTCTTTGTGATTACAATTGATATAGTGAAAGCATATGATAAGATTAGTTGGCAGGTTATTGAGCATGTGCTTTTATGTTATGGGGCCCCTGAGATCTTTCATAACTGGATCTCCCAATGTATTACTATCACTCTGAACGTTTGCCTTAACGGATGTCAggtagggaggattactcattcTTGTGGTATTCGCCAGGGGGGGTCCTCTCTCTCCCTACCTGTTTATTTGGGTAGCAGAAATGTTGTCGAGACTTTTAGAGGACGCCATGCGTATTGGTGATATTAGGGGTATTAGCCTCAGTCGAGGCGGTCCAACCCTTTCCCACATCTTCTTTGCAGATGACTTAATCTTGGTTAGGAGGGCCACTTGGGGGAAGCTAAAGGCTATTGACAATGCCTTGAGAGATGTTTCTCCTAGTCCGAACAACAAGTCAATAAACTCAAAACTTCGTTTTTCTTTAGTAAAAATACTTCTGAGGGAATGAAATAAGGGATCATGGAAGTTTAGGGGATTAGAGTACCGGAAGGCAATGTTAAATATTTGGGGCTCCCCTTATTCAGATCCAAATAGAAGGATGCTGACTTCAACTTTATTTTGGATAACCTCACCTCAAAATTGTAAGGGTGGAAAGCAAAATCACTTTCGAAAGCTGGGCGTGTAACTCTCATCAAATCTGTGGGTCATTCTATGCCTATATATGCCATGCCAACTACTAAGCTTTCGAATTGTGTTGTTCCCAAGATTGATGGCTTGGTTTGAGATTTCTGGTGGAGCTTTGAGAAAGGGAACCATGGGATCCATGTGAAAGCTTGGGATAAGCTTTGCCTTCCCAAATCTTGTGGCAGCCTCGGGTTTCGTAAAACTATGGAGATGAATCAGGCCACTCTGGCTAAGCGGGGTTGGAACTTACTAAGCGGCAGCCAGTCTTTCTGCTGTAGGATTTTAAAAGTCAAGTATCTTAATGGGAAAGATCTTTTTAACTGTAAAGCAAAAGACTCGGACTCTTGGTTCTAAAAAAGTGTGGTGAAAGCAAATGATATCTTAAGAAAAAGTGCTTGCAAAGTGGTTACTAATGGAAGAGATACTAGTATTTGGGAAGATTCGtgggtaggggtgttcattggatcacatccaatgtttTTAGGCATATGCAGATCCGATCCAATCATTTATTGGATGTTAGACtttaccatccgatccgatccaattaatttcagtcatccaatcgatttaacatccattggatgttagattggatcggttctatccattggatgtatttcatatatatttattagtttaatttggatttatcttatattttacacctagtattttttggatcggatcggatccatctaatattttaggtccagtatgtattggattgaattggatccatccaatccaagaaaaacgcgtagaattttaatgttaattttcatatataatatatagatttgacgtataacaatataaaatttaattactcatccaaattaaatgaaaatactaattagttcgattggatATTGGATGTATTGCATTTTTAGTCACCCCATCCACCAtttgatccgatccaattggatatttaaaaataacacccaatccgatccgatcacaattggatatccaatgtttagcggtcggttgtaattagatcggtcggttctcattggattggatcgatttatgcacactCTCACggtaaagagttttttttttttttttaaatccaaTGGCCTACCAGCAAGAGGTTTTAGTAAAGTGGTTGATCTTCTGATAGATCATGGAGATTGGGACACTCAGAAGTTTAACTGCATTTTTGACAAAGAAATTATCTCTGCTATCTTAAAAGGGGGCTCTCTTTCTGGACAGGGAAATGATAAATGGGTTTGGACAAAGGAAAGTAATGGGCGATTTTCTTGCAAATCAGCCTATCTTATCCAAGCATTGTAAATGGCTCCTCTTTGTGACTTTGCGCCTCCCTCTAGAACAGGCTCTGGAACAGTAAAGTCCTGGAGCGACATTATGTCCTTTGGTGGAGCATCCTGTCAAATGCCCTCCCAATTAGAGCTATTCTTAATAAGAGATTCTATTTTAATGATGTTATGTGCCCTATTTGTGGGATGAGGATGAATTTATTGAGTACATGATCCTGAAGTGCAACTTGGCTTTCCTTTTGTGGCAGTCGTCTCCATGGGGTATCTTCCTCGTCTTTGATACAGGCATCCGCATGTGGGACTGGGTTAAATTCATATGGAGcttaaaaaataaagacatTAATGTAGATGAATTCTTTCTTTATGCCTCAATAGTTGTCGACACCATTTGGCGGGTCCGAAATGATAAAGTACACAACAATAAACTAGATAGTGTGAAACATTGTATTGATTTCATTCATTACTCTTATGCAGATTATAAAGCTTCTCTGATCCCTTCTCCTACTCCGATATTTTTGGAGGAATGGCGTTCTTCTCCTCAAGATTGGCTCAAGCTGAATCGTGAGGTTAAAGTGGGGCTGAAAAGCATGTGTAGTGCGGTTATAGCTAGGAACCATTTTGGTGAACTGGTGTGGGTTAGCcaacatattatattttgtagATGCTCTTTGTGGAGATGCAGCTGCTTGTTGCTTAGCTCTGGAAATGGCTCAGGCAAAATGTTGCAAGTTTATGATTGTGGAGAGCGACTCTAGAGTAGTGATCAATACTCTTATGGCACGTTTACTAAAGCGTAATCGTTATCGGAATAAATTAATGGGAGAAATAAAAGGGAATAAAATGTtatgaaatcaaaataattattttaacatgtTGTTTACTAAACTGTCCGGAAACGGAATCGgaatcattttattttgtttacatcAATAAGGAAAGGTAATCGGAATGC is part of the Cannabis sativa cultivar Pink pepper isolate KNU-18-1 chromosome 5, ASM2916894v1, whole genome shotgun sequence genome and encodes:
- the LOC115716797 gene encoding ferredoxin-thioredoxin reductase catalytic chain, chloroplastic; this translates as MTLQASSCFTVAIPSFALPTSRCRRGCVIRAKVEPSEKSVELMRKFSEQYARRSGTYFCVDKGVTSVVIKGLADHKDQLGAPLCPCRHYDDKAAEVGQGFWNCPCVPMRERKECHCMLFLTSDNDFAGQEQAITLEEIKESTANM